A genomic window from Megalobrama amblycephala isolate DHTTF-2021 linkage group LG2, ASM1881202v1, whole genome shotgun sequence includes:
- the LOC125262436 gene encoding cathepsin G-like, with the protein MTIIISLLLLASLLPHLTFTGGVGIVNGTVAKRHSRPYMVSLQAYGHHFCGGFLISDQFVLTAAHCWNGLNILMVVVGAHDLRNSKSSDQIRVKSYIPHPKYNSNPNRNDADIMLLKLEKKVQLNNKVGVIPLPNEGEDITPDTACSVAGWGMLTDGSRSNLLMEAKVSVMNNNECRNRWGEVYSVSQMICVYGDGGTCFGDSGGPLVCGNTAVGITSFGAQHCNSPVHPNVYTKISAFIQWIRTVIGNV; encoded by the exons ATGACCATCATCATCTCTCTGCTCCTGTTGGCCTCTCTGCTGCCACACCTGACCTTCACTGGTG GTGTAGGTATAGTGAACGGCACAGTAGCCAAACGCCACTCCAGACCTTACATGGTTTCTCTTCAGGCATATGGGCACCATTTCTGTGGTGGATTCCTCATTTCTGATCAGTTTGTCCTGACTGCCGCACATTGCTGGAACGG ACTTAATATTCTGATGGTTGTTGTTGGTGCTCATGACTTAAGGAACAGCAAGAGTTCAGATCAAATCAGAGTGAAGTCCTACATCCCTCATCCAAAATATAATTCCAATCCTAATCGAAATGATGCTGACATCATGCTTTTGAAG cTAGAGAAAAAAGTCCAACTAAACAACAAAGTTGGAGTGATACCACTACCAAATGAAGGAGAAGACATCACACCTGATACTGCCTGTAGCGTTGCCGGCTGGGGAATGCTGACTGATGGCTCAAGGAGCAATCTTCTGATGGAGGCAAAAGTGTCCGTAATGAATAACAACGAATGTAGAAATAGATGGGGAGAAGTATACTCAGTCTCACAGATGATCTGTGTATATGGCGATGGTGGAACCTGCTTT GGGGATTCAGGAGGACCTTTGGTTTGTGGAAACACTGCTGTTGGTATCACATCTTTCGGTGCCCAGCACTGTAATTCACCTGTGCATCCTAATGTGTATACTAAGatttcagcatttattcaaTGGATCCGTACAGTAATTGGAAATGTATAG